In Cinclus cinclus chromosome 13, bCinCin1.1, whole genome shotgun sequence, a genomic segment contains:
- the CTSH gene encoding pro-cathepsin H: MGWPVLLAAAALLAPAAAWEPSAEEEQLFKAWMLQNQRRYGPEEYPRRLRVFLGNKRRIEEHNAGNHSFQMGLNQFSDLTFAEFKKLYLWSEPQNCSATKGNFLRSSGPYPDSIDWRKKGNFVTPVKNQGACGSCWTFSTTGCLESAIAIATGKLLSLAEQQLVDCAQAFNNHGCSGGLPSQAFEYILYNKGLMGEESYPYRAKNGTCKFQPEKAIAFVKDVINITQYDEDGMVEAVGRHNPVSFAFEVTSDFMHYRKGVYSNPRCEHTPDKVNHAVLAVGYGEERGTPYWIVKNSWGRLWGMQGYFLIERGKNMCGLAACASYPVPQV; this comes from the exons aTGGGCTGGCCCGTGCTGCTGGCCGCGGCCGCGCTCCtggcccccgccgccgcctgGGAGCCCTCGGCCGAAG AGGAGCAGCTGTTCAAGGCCTGGATGCTGCAG AACCAGCGGCGGTACGGCCCGGAGGAGTACCCGCGCAGGCTGCGCGTCTTCCTGGGCAACAAGCGGCGCATCGAGGAGCACAACGcgggcaaccacagcttccaGA TGGGCCTGAACCAATTCTCAGACCTGACCTTCGCAGAGTTTAAGAAGCTGTACCTGTGGAGCGAGCCCCAG AACTGCTCGGCCACCAAGGGGAACTTCCTGCGCAGCTCTGGGCCCTATCCCGACTCTATCGActggaggaagaagggaaatttCGTGACACCCGTGAAAAACCAG GGTgcctgtgggagctgctggaccTTTTCCACCACGGGCTGTTTGGAGTCTGCTATTGCCATTGCCACAGGAAAGCTGCTCTCTCTG gcagagcagcagttgGTTGATTGCGCCCAGGCCTTCAATAACCACGGCTGTAGTGG GGGCCTGCCCAGCCAAGCCTTCGAGTACATCCTGTACAACAAAGGGCTCATGGGGGAGGAGAGTTACCCCTACAGGGCCAAG AATGGCACCTGCAAGTTCCAGCCAGAGAAGGCCATTGCCTTTGTCAAGGACGTTATCAATATCACACAG TACGATGAGGATGGCATGGTGGAAGCTGTGGGGAGACACAACCCAGTGAGCTTTGCTTTTGAGGTGACCAGTGACTTCATGCACTACAGGAAAGGAGTGTATTCCAA CCCACGCTGCGAGCACACCCCTGACAAGGTGAACCACGCAGTGCTGGCCGTGGGCTACGGAGAGGAGAGGGGGACCCCTTACTGGATCGTCAAGAACTCCTGGGGCCGGCTGTGGGGCATGCAGGG gTATTTCCTCATTGAACGAGGCAAGAACATGTGTGGTCTGGCTGCTTGTGCCTCCTACCCTGTTCCTCAGGTGTAg